The Streptomyces sp. V3I7 genome segment CTGGCCGCCGTGGTCGTGAAGGGCGCGCTCACGCCCTTGATGGCGATGCTCGGCGATCGCTACGGCCGACGGCCGCTGTGCCTGACCGGGTGCACGAGGTGTGCCCTGTGGATGTTCCCGATGGTCGCGCTGCTGTCGACCGGCGCCCCGCTGCTGATGTCTCTCGGCACCCTCGGGGCGCTGATCGGGATTCATCACGATGTTCGCGGTGATCGCCGCATATCTGCCGGAGCTGTACGAGCCACGGGTGCGCTGCACCGGCGCCGCAGTGAGCTAACCTCGGCGGCGTCCTCGGGGGTGTGCTCACCCCCGTCGCGGCGACCGGGCTCGCGGAGCACGGCGGGCGCGTTCCGTGGGGCGTGGCGCCTATCTGACTGCGGTCGCACTGCTGCTGAGCCTCGGCTGCTTCGCGCCCCTGCCGGAGACGCGCCCCGTGCCCGTGATGGCGGGGGCCGAACCGGCCGCGGGGTGAGGCAGCGAAGGCTGGATCGGGGACGTCTCCGACTACGGGTTGATCGCCAGCTCCAGGTACGCCGCGAACAGCACCAGGTGTACGCCGCCCTGGAGCAGTGTGGCGCGTCCCGGTGCCACCGTCAGGGAGCTCACCACCACCGTCAGAGCGAGCAGCAGCATGTGCGTGGAGCCGAGGCCGAGGACGAGCGGTCCGGGCAGCCACAAGGTGGCGAGGGCGACGGCGGGGATGGTGAGTCCGATGCTGGCCATCGCGGAGCCGAGGGCGAGGTTGAGGCTGGTCTGCACGTGGTCGCGGCGGGCCGAGCGCAGGGCCGCGATCGTCTCGGGCAGCAGCACCAGCAGCGCGATGATCACACCGACGACGGCATGGTGCAGACCGGCGGCCTGCACGCCGGCCTCGATGGCCGGCGACACGCCCTTGGCCAGACCGACCACGCCGACCAGGGCGAGCCCCAGCAGGCCGAGGCTGATCCAGGCGGTACGCGCGGACGGCTTCGCCGCATGGTCGTCCGCCGTGATCACCTCGCCGCGTCGGGTGACCGGCAGGAAGTAGTCGCGGTGCCGCACGGTCTGAGTGGTCACGAACAGGCCGTACAGGATCAGCGACGTCACCGCGGCGAAGGTCAGCTGCACGCCGGAGAACTCCGGACCCGGCGCGCTGGTGGTGAACGTCGGCAGCACGAGGCTGAGCGTGGAGAGGGTCGCCACGGTCGCCAGCGCGGCGCCGGTTCCCTCGGGGTTGAAGACGGCGGTGCCGTGGCGGAGGGAGGCCACGAGCAGACTCAGGCCGACGACACCGTTGCAGGTGATCATCACGGCCGCGAAGACCGTGTCCCTGGCCAACGTCGCACTCTTGGGCCCTCCGTCGGCCATGAGGGTGACGATCAGGGCGACCTCGATGATCGTCACGGCGATGGCGAGGACCAGGGAACCGTAGGGTTCGCCGACACGATGGGCGACCACCTCGGCGTGATGCACTGCGGCCAGTACCGACCCGGCGAGCACCGCCGTCACCAGCGCGACGAGCGGGCTGGGAAGATCACGTCCCCAGGTGAGGCCGAGAAGGACGACCGCAAGCAGCGGCACGATGACGGTCCACTGCACGGCGAGCGACCTGAGCCGAGTACTCATGCATCAGTGATGGCCGAGACGTACGGGGTTCGCATGCCGGTCCTCCCTCGCGCGGGGGCCGCGCCGGCACAGCGCGGCCCCTCCCCAGTAATGGTTCGGGATATCGGGCCCGTCACTTGGCCTCGTTCATCTCCAGAACGTCGCACTCCGTGAAGGACGGCGGGCTCGTACACAGGGCCGCCATCTTCTCGGCGAACTGCCTCGCCTCGGGGTCCTGGCTGCTGCGCACGGCCTCGTCGTATGAGTCGAACATGAGCAGTTCGAGATAGCGGCCCGGGTGGTTTCTGTCCTTGAGGACGGCCTGGCGCGCAGGGCCGTGCCCATTGCCGCCGAAGCGCTTCTCGATGTTCCTGGCAAGAGCTCGCATCTCATCGATGCGGTCGGTCTCGAACTCGATGATCTGCACGAACTTCTTCGATGTGTCCACGGTTCTCTCCACCTGGCCGTGGCGCCCCAGGACGGGAACGCTCAGCACCCACCGAAGCACCGTGTGTGACGGTCGGCAATTCGTCACATGGTCAGGAGGCGTCGACGCTGTCCTTCTGGGTGCCGCCGCTCCGTGCGTGTACGGCTTCGGCCGCCGCCTGCCTCCTGGACGCCACCAGACTGGTGATCGTGGTGACGATCAGTACGGCGCAGATCACGCCGAGCGAGACCGGGATGCTGATCTCCGGGACGTGGACCCCAGACTCGTGGAGCGCGTGGAGCACCAGCTTGACGCCGATGAAGCCGAGGATGATCGACAGACCGTACGAGAGGTGGACCAGCTTCTTGAGCAGGCCGCCGATGAGGAAGTAGAGCTGCCTGAGGCCCATGAGGGCGAAGGCGTTGGCGGTGAAGACGATGTACGGGTCCTGCGTCAGACCGAAGATCGCCGGGATCGAGTCGAGCGCGAAGAGCACGTCGGTGGTGCCGATCGCCAGCATCACGACCAGCATCGGCGTCATGACGCGCTTGCCGTTCTGCTGGATCCACAGCTTGGTGCCGTGGTAGCGGTCGGCCACACCGAACCTGCGCTCGACAGCCTTGAGCAGCCTGTTCTCCTCGTACTCCTCGTCCTCGTCCTTGGATCGGGCGTCCTGGATCAGCTTCCAGGCGGTCCAGATGAGGAAGGCACCGAAGAGGTAGAACACCCAGGAGAAGCTGGCGATGATCGCGGCTCCCGCGGCGATGAAGACGGCCCGCAGGACCAGGGCTATCAGGACACCGACGAGCAACACCCGCTGCTGATAGCGCGAGGGGACCACGAACTTCGCCATGATCAGGACGAAGACGAAGAGGTTGTCGACGCTCAGCGACTTCTCGGTGATGAAGCCGGCGAAGAACTCCCCGGCTGGCTGACCGCCCCCGAAGAAGAACAGTCCCAAGCCGAAGAGTCCGGCCAGGGCGATCCAGACGGCCGTCCAGATGCCCGCTTCCTTGATGGACACGTCATGGGGCTTGCGGCCGATCACGAAGTCCGCCGCGATGAGAGCGGCGAGACCCGCGATGGTCAGGACCCACAGGGTCAGGGAAACATCCACTGCGCCTCCGGTTGTGAACGGCAAAAATCATCGTCGTTGTCACCGGAGGTCTCTTCCACCCGGGGCGGGCCGGCGCCCCGGGACCTTCTGGATCCGTACTGACGGGAACGCCGCAGCAGATAGGGAGTACTCCCCTCCGTACGGAAGACACTACCCAATTGCCAAAGATTAGTAAAGTGTTCAGTAAAAGAAAGACCAAGTTCGCTGGTCAGTTGCACTTTACTTACATTTGATCAAAGCTTCGCCGACCTGGGCGGGACGCGTGGCACCTGCCCCCTCCTCTACAGGAGCGGCAGGATCGTCGGCATCAGGTCCTGGAAGGTACGGCCGTTGGCGGGGGCACCCAGAGCGGTCATCTTCCAGCCGCCGCCGGCCCGGTGCACCTTCGCCATGATCTGAGCGGTGTAGGCGCCGCCGCCCGCCAGGGTGTAACGGGCGAGCTCCTGTCCGTTGGTCTCGTCGACCAGGCGGCAGAACGCGTCCTGCACCTCCTGGAAGGTCTGGCCCGTGAAGGAGTTCACGGTGAAGACGATCTGGTCGATGGTGGCGGGAACGCTCTGGAGGTTGACAAGGATGGCCTCATCGTCGCCCCGGCCCACGCCGCCCACGAGGTTGTCACCGGTGTGACGCACGGAGCCGTCGTCGCTGACCAGGTGCCGGAAGAACACGACGTCGACGGGCTCCTTGTCGGCGAACAGCACGGCGGAGGCGTCCAGGTCGATCTCCCGCGTCCGCGAACCGAACAGGCCGCGGCGGGGTGCCGCCTGCCACCCGAGCCCCATCCGGACCGCCGTCAGGGTGCCCCCGTCCTGCTTCTCCAGGCTGATGGCCTGACCCTTGGTCATGTTGACGGTCACGGCGACTTCCCCTTTCGCATGTCCCCTGTCGCCGCGGAGCCCGCGGCTCATCAGGAAACCCTACGCAGGGGCACCGACGGAGCCGAGCCCCGGCCCGTGCTTTGTGTCGGTGTTGCAACACTTCGCGCACCGACTGGGTCCGGCACCGGATGCGGAGGTCAGGCCAGCCCCGCCTCCCTCATCTGGCGCAGCTCCTTCTTCATCTCGGAGACCTCGTCGCGCAGCCGGGCGGCGATCTCGAACTGGAGGTCCGCCGCGGCGGCGCGCATGCGCTCCGTCATCTCCTCGATCTGCTCCGCGAGTTCGGCTGCGGGCCGGTCGGTCGGCACCGCGTCCTTCGCCTTGGCCCTGCCCTTGGCGGGCTTGGCGGCCTTCGTGCCCTTGGCCGCCTTCTCGGAGAGGGCCGGAACGGGGGCCTTGGCGCCCCGGCCGTCCTTCGTCTTGCGGTAGCCGGAACCGAGCAGCTGCTCGGTGTCGACCTCCTCGCGAGCGATCCGCGCGACGATGTCATTGATCTTCTTGCGGAGCGGCTGCGGGTCGATGCCGTTGGCCTTGTTGTAGGCGACCTGCTTCTCGCGTCGGCGGTTGGTCTCGTCGATGGCCTTCTCCATCGCCGGCGTGATCTTGTCGGCGTACATATGGACCTGACCGGAGACGTTGCGCGCCGCGCGGCCGATGGTCTGGATCAGCGACGTGCCGGAGCGCAGGAAGCCCTCCTTGTCGGCGTCGAGGATCGCCACCAGGGACACCTCGGGCAGGTCGAGGCCCTCGCGGAGGAGGTTGATGCCGACCAGGACATCGAACTCGCCGGCGCGCAGCTCGCGCAGCAGCTCGACGCGGCGCAGGGTGTCGACGTCGCTGTGCAGATAGCGCACCTGGATGCCGAGCTCCACGAAGTAGTCCGTGAGGTCCTCGGCCATCTTCTTGGTGAGCGTGGTGACCAGGACCCGCTCGTCCTTCTCGGTGCGCTGGCGGATCTCGTGCACCAGGTCGTCGATCTGCCCCTCGGTGGGCTTGACGACGACCTCCGGGTCGACGAGGCCGGTGGGGCGGATGATCTGCTCGACGACGCCATCGCCGCGCGAGAGCTCGTACTTGCCCGGGGTCGCCGACAGGTAGACGGTCTGGCCGGTCCGCTCCTGGAACTCCTCCCACTTCAGGGGGCGGTTGTCCAGGGCCGAGGGAAGGCGGAAGCCGTGGTCGACGAGGGTGCGCTTGCGGGAGGCGTCGCCCTCGTACATGGCGCCGATCTGCGGCACGGTGACATGCGACTCGTCGATGACGAGCAGGAAGTCGTCCGGGAAGTAGTCGAGCAGGGTGTTGGGCGCGGAGCCGGGCGAGCGGCCGTCGAAGTGCATCGAGTAGTTCTCGACGCCGGAACAGCTGCCGATCTGGCGCAGCATCTCGATGTCGTACGTCGTACGCATCCGCAGACGCTGGGCCTCCAGGAGCTTGCCCTGCTTCTCCAGCTCGGTCAGGCGCTCGACCAGCTCCTTCTCGATGTCGTTGATGGCCCGCTCCAAGCGCTCGGGTCCGGCGACATAGTGGGAGGCCGGGAAGACATACAGCTGCTGATCGTCGCTGATGATCTCACCCGTGAGCGGGTGGAGGGTGGACAACGCCTCGATCTCGTCGCCGAACATCTCGATGCGGACGGCGAGCTCCTCGTACACCGGGAAGATCTCGATGGTGTCGCCGCGGACGCGGAAGGTGCCGCGCGTGAACGCCATGTCGTTGCGCGTGTACTGGATGTCCACGAAACGGCGCAGCAGCTCGTCGCGGTCGATCTCGTCGCCCACCTTCAGGGGCACCATGCGGTCCACGTACTCCTGCGGAGTACCGAGGCCGTAGATGCAGGAGACCGAGGCGACCACGACGACGTCGCGGCGGGTGAGCAGCGAGTTGGTTGCCGAGTGGCGCAAGCGCTCGACCTCCTCGTTGATCGAGGAGTCCTTCTCGATATAGGTGTCCGACTGCGGGACGTACGCCTCGGGCTGGTAGTAGTCGTAGTACGAGACGAAGTATTCGACCGCGTTGTTCGGGAGGAGCTCACGGAACTCGTTGGCCAGCTGGGCGGCGAGCGTCTTGTTCGGCGCCATCACGAGGGTGGGGCGCTGGAGCTTCTCGATCATCCACGCCGTGGTGGCGGACTTGCCGGTGCCGGTCGCGCCCAGCAGGACGACGTCCTTCTCACCGGCCTCGATGCGCCGGGCCAGCTCGGCGATGGCCGCCGGCTGGTCACCGCTGGGCTGGTACGGGCTGACGACCTCGAAGGGCGCCACCGTGCGTTCGATCTGGGAAACGGGCCGCATGGGATCCACCGTACGACCCCGCACTGACAACGGGTCCGGATCACCAGTTCTGCGGGGTGCGGGAGCTGCGGTACTCCCGCTGCCTGGCCAGCTGCCCGGCGCGGAGGTACATGCTCCGGCTCCGGTGCGGGGCGACGGCACCGGCCGGGACCCCGGGCTTGCGTTCGACACGGCTCCAGTCGGGCTTGCCCATGACCATCAGCGGGTCGAACATCACGACGACGCCTGCGAGCAGGAGGAAGGCGAAGGGGCCGATCAGCATGGGCGCGAGCAACGCGGCGGGCGAGTCGCCGACGGTGGACGACGTGGCGGCGTGCAGAGCGTGAAGATCGCGCAGTTGGACACTGAGGGCGGCCATGCCGGTGTAGTGCATGCCACTGACGGCCAGCCCCATGACGAGGCTCGCCCCCACGCTCCCCAGGACCCCGCGGACATGCCCGGCGGCCCACAGGGCGGCGGTGGCGGCCACGACCCCTATCAGGACCGACACGGCGACGGTGAACGTGTTGTAGACGAACTTGCCGTCGACGTGCACGCCCGCCATGCCGAGGTAATGCATGGACGCGATGCCCAGCCCGGTGATCGTTCCACCGGTGAAGAGCGCCGCCCCTTTGGCACCGCGATAACCGACGATGAAGATCCCGATGCTGACCATGACGATGGCGAGCCCGAGGCTCGCGTACATGATCGGCCTGTCGTAGTGGATCGGGGTCCCGGTGACGGTGAACCCCATCATGCCGACGAAATGCATGGTCCATATCCCGGAGCCGATCGCGGCCGAGCCCAGGGCGAGCCAGAGGGGGCGCCAGGCCTGCGTCACCAGCATCGATCTCGCGGTGCAGCGCAGGCCGAGGGCCCCGCCCAGGCAGGCCATCAGATAGGCCACCAGCGGGGTCACGACTCCATAGCTGAATCCGTCGACCGTGCCTTGCATGCGCGGCTGCCCTTCACCCTCTTGCGTCCCCGAATTACTGACACGCGGCCCCGCCCCGGAACCGCTCGGGCGGTCAGGGTTGACGCTGAGAGTATGACCCGCACCGGAATGGTCGAACGATTTTCCGGCAAAGAAACACGCACCTGCCCCAGTTGTGAGGCACCGGTGAGCGGTCTTGGGCAACTCCATGCCATCTGTGCCCCTCCTGCACCCTGTCTCGTTGCCCCTCTGCTGTCACTGTGGTTCTGTCCATATTCGTCAGCATTCGCTCGATGCGAGGAGCACGTATGTACGCGCGCGCAATTGCCGCCACGACCACCGCGCTTCTGGGGACGGCCACCCTGCTGACCCCAACCTCCGACGCGCGGGTCGGCGACGTCCGCGCGCGTCCCGCCGTCGTCGCCCACCGGGGCGCGTCCGCTTACGCCCCGGAGAACACCCTGCCCGCCGTCGACACGGCCGCCCGCCTGGGCTTCTCCTGGGTCGAGAACGACGTGCAGCGCACCAAGGACGGGGAGCTCGTCGTCATCCACGACGACAACCTCAAGCGCACCACGAACGCCGAGGAGGTCTTTCCCGGCCGGGCGCCCTGGAAGGTGAAGGACTTCACCGCCGCCGAGATCGCGCGTCTGGACGCGGGGAGCTGGTTCGGTCCCGCGTACGCGGGCACACGCGTGCCGACCCTGAAGCAGTACCTGCGCCGGCTCGACCTCAACCACGAGAAGTTGCTCCTCGAACTCAAGAACCCGGAGCTGTATCCGGGCATCGAGCAGCAGACCCTCAAGCTCCTGGGCAACGAGGGCTGGCTGGGCGGGCGATACTCCGGACGGCTGATCGTGCAGAGCTTCGACGCGGGCAGTCTGCGCACCGTGCACGATCTGAAGCCGGCCCTCACGACCGGCTTCCTCGGCACACCGGCCAAGGCCGAGCTGCCCGGCTACGCCCGCTTCGCCGACCTGGTCAACCCGTCGCACAGAAAGCTCACCAAGGGCTACGTCACCGCCGCGCACGCGCTCACGGGGCCGCACGGCAGACACCTGAGGGTGTTCACCTGGACCGTGAACGACGCGGACACCGCGCGGAGCGTGGCCCGGTACGACGTCGACGGCATCATCTCGAACAAGCCCGACCTGGTGCGGGCGGCACTGAACGGGCGCTGACCCCCGCGCGGGCAGCCGATCGCCGGGTCCGTTCCGGGCCGTTGGCGCTGTCCCCGGGCCGGGGTTCGCGGGGCGCTGTCAGTGGCGGGTCGTACCGTGGGCGCATGGACAGCCATGGAGAGTACGAGCAGCAGGTCGTGTGGGCCGTCATGGACACCGGCATCGGTCCGCTGCTGCTGGCGGCAACCCGGGACGGCCTGGTCAGCGTCGCGTTCCACGCCGACGACGCGGTACGCGACGAGGCGCTCGCGCAGTTGGCGGCCCGGCTGGGCGCCGAGCCCGTCGAGGCGCCCGGCTCTCCGCTGCTGGCCGAGGCGATACGGCAGGTCGAGGAGTACTTCGCGGGCCGGCGGAAGGACTTCTCGGTGCCGCTGGACTGGACGCTGATCTCCGGCTTCAACCGGCAGGTGCTGCGCGAGCTGGCGACCGGCGTCCCTTACGGCGCGGTCGTCGGGTACGGGGAACTGGCGAAGCGGGTCGGCCAGCCCGGCGCGGCGCAGGCGGTGGGTGCCGCGATGGGCGCCAACCCGCTGCCGGTCGTCGTGCCCTGTCACCGGGTCGTGGAGAGCGACGGCGGGATCGGCGGCTTCGCCGGCGGTCTGGAGACCAAGCGGAGGCTGCTCGCACTGGAGGGCGTGCTGCCCGAGCCCCTGTTCTGACCTGGCCCGACCGCTACGCGTCGTGCCGGGCCGCGAAGGCGCAGCCCCGGGCGCCGTACGAGACCATGATCGAGGTCGGACACGGGCACGTCGAGCGCAGGCGTTTATCCGGGCCGTCGTCACGCCAGAGATGAGGGAGGACCGACTGACGGGAGGCGGACACGTGGGGCTGGTGGTGTCGGAGGAGGTCCGGGAGGCGATCGACGCAGGCCGTCCCGTGGTGGCCCTGGAGTCCACGATCATCGCGCACGGGCTGCCACGCCCGCGCAATCTGCGGGTGGCGCGCGAGCTGGAGGACGCGGTACAGCAGGAGGGTGCCGTACCCGCGACGATCGCGGTGCTGGACGGACGCCCCCACGTCGGCCTGGACAAGGAGCAGTTGGAGCGGGTCGCGAACGAGGAGGGGATCCGCAAGCTCGGCCAGCGGGATCTGCCGCTCGCCATGGCCGCGGGGGCGAGCGGGGCGACCACGGTGTCGGGGACGGCACTGCTGGCGGCTCTGGCGGGTATCCGGGTGTTCGCGACGGGCGGCCTCGGCGGCGTGCACCGGCAGTGGACGGTGACGCAGGACGAGTCCGCTGACCTGGGGCTGCTGGCGCGTACGCGGATCACGGTGGTGTGCGCGGGCGTGAAGTCGATCCTGGACGTCCCGGCGACGCTGCAACGTCTGGAGACGCTGGGTGTGGCCGTCGCCGGATACCGCACGGACCGCTTCCCCGGCTTCTACCTGTCCGACTCCGGGCACCCCGTGGACTGGACCCTGGAGAGCCCGGAGCAGGTGGCGGCGGTCATGCGGGCGCAGGACACGCTCCGCAGGCCGGAGTCGGCGCTGATCGTCGCCAACCCTGTCCCCGAAGCTCAGCAGCTCGACCCCGCGCTCCACGCGCGCGTGCTGACCGAGGCGCTGCACGCGTGCGAGGAGCAGGGTGTCACCGGTCAGGCGGTCACCCCGTTCCTCCTCGACTACCTGGTCCGGCACACGGACGGGGCTTCCCTGGAAGCCAACCTGGCGGCGGTGCGCGGCAATGTGCGGCTGGCCGCGCGGATCGCGGCGGCGTGGGCTCGAGGGTGAGGGCGGAAGGAGGTGCGAGCCGCGGCGGTCTCCTGGTCGTGGGGGATGTCATCACCGACGTCGTGGCCCGGCACCGGGGCCCGCTCTCGGCCGGAACCGACACGGCGGCCTCGATCCTGGCGCTGCCCGGGGGCGCGGGCGCCAACGTGGCCTGCTGGGCGGCCCACTCGGGCTGTGCGGACGTACGCCTGTTGGGGCGATTGGGCGCGGACGCGGCGGCGTGGCACGAGCGGGAGCTGATCGCGGCCGGGGTGCGGCCGCAGCTCGTGGTCGACCCCACGGCCACGACGGGGACGGTGATCTGTCTGGTCGACACGGCGGCCGCCGCCGAGCGCACCTTCCTCACGGACAGCGGCGCTTCACTGCGGCTCGATCCCGCCGACTGGTCGGATGCGCTGCTCGACGGGGTCGCCCGGCTCCACCTGTCCGGCTATCTGCTGTTCTCGAAACCGAGCCGGGCCGTTGCCGCGGCAGCGCTCGGGGCGGCCCGCGCGCGTGGTGTGCCGGTGAGTCTGGATCCGGCCTCGGCGGGCTTCCTGCGCGAGCTGGGCGTGGACCGCTTTTTGGCGCTCGTCGACGGTCTGGACGTACTGCTGCCCAGTCTCGACGAGGCGTGCCTGCTGACCGGGCTGCCCGATCCGGTGGACGCGGCGGCCAAGCTGAGCCGTCACGTCCCGCTGGTGGTGGCCAAGTTGGGCGCCGACGGCGCTCTGGTCGCACGGTCGGGCGCCGTGATCGCCCGCGTTCCCGCCGCACCGGCCGCGCCCCGTGACACCACGGGTGCCGGTGACGCCTTCACCGGCGCGTTCCTCGCCGCGCTGATGGCGGGCGCGAGTGCCGAGGAGGCGGCGTCATCGGGTTGCCGGGCGGGAGCGCTGGCGGTGGGGAGGACGGGCGGGCGCCCACCCGCCCGCAGGCCCGCCTCTCCGCCGCCCCTGCCATGAGCCGGGGGACGGCAAGCTACGGCGCGAAGCCGGCCCGGACTAGGCCTTGCGACCCCACGCCGAGATCATCGGCGCCGTGGCCAGGTCCATGCTGCCGGAAGCGACGTTGGCCAGGTGCTCCTCGATGTCCTGGTCGGTGGCCAGGCCCGCGGTGACGAGCTGATCGCGGATCTGCCGCACGGTGGCGGTCTCCAGGGCGGCGCAGGCCGGCGAGGTCACCGGGAAGTACGCGTCGGCCTCCACGCGGCGCAGTCCGGCCTCGCGCAGCAGGCGCGGCAGCCTGCGGCCGTAGGACAGGTCGGCTCCGCGGTCGGCGAGCAGCTCGCGGAAGCCGTTCCGCAGCCGGTTCGCGAGCTGCTGCTGGGGACCGCTCTCATCGGGGCAGATCAGGGGCTGAAGAGCAGGGTCGGCGTCCTCGATCAGCAGCCGTCCGCCCGGCCGCAGGGCCTTGATCATCGACGCCAACGCCCTTTCCCTGTCCGGTACATGGACAAGGACGAGCCGGGCGTGCACCAGGTCGAAGCCCTCCGCGGGCGGTTCGTCGGTGCCCACGTCGTGGACGCGCACCTGGACCGGCGGGCGGGCGGCCGCGGCGAGAATCGAGGTGTCGATGTCGGTCGCGACCACCTTTCCGGTGGGCCCGACCTTCTTGGCCAGCCAGGACACGACCGAGGTGCCGCCGGCGCCGACCTCCCAGCAGCGCCAGCCGGGGCCGACGCCGAGCTGTTCGAGGTGCCGGAACGTGGTCGGGTCGAAGAGGGTGGCGAAGGCATCGAAGCGTTGCCGCGCCTCGGCCTGCCGGTTGTCGAGGAGATAGCCGTCGGTTCGCGTCATGCCGCGATCATCCCAGTTGCCTCGCATGTCCGGGACGGCCGACGCTCCGAGGCGCCGGGCCTGACCGTCCGCGGCTGTGAAAGGGTGGACCACCAGCGGAAACGAGTCGCGATCAAAGCCGGGGAACGGGCCTGTTCCACAGCCGGCGCTGAGCCTTGTCCACAGCCGGGAACAAAGCGGAATTCCCTGTTCCCACAGGCTTTCCCACGATGTACTCGGGACTGGCAGACTTTTCCGCCAAGGCGCGACCACACGGCGCGAGGAGATCCACGCAAGGAGATCCAGATGTCCATGGCAGGAAACCTGCGGAAGGTCCGAGGGCTGGGCCGGGTCGGCGGTCTGCGCAGGGTGGCGCGGCTGGCCAGGCGGCAGCCGCGGGTCGACCTGAGTCATCCCGCGCGGTCACCGCTGGGATCCTCCGTGGTCAACTGCGTGACCTACCGGGGCGGTGCCCGGGTCGCCGGGAGCGATGATCTGGTGGACGCCGTGCGGCGGGTGCGCGAGAGCGGCGACGGGTTCGTGTGGCTGGGACTGCACGAACCGACGGACCGTGAGTTCGCTGGCATCGCCGAGCTGTTCGACCTGCATCCGCTCGCGGTCGAAGACGCGGTCGAGGCGCATCAGCGCCCCAAGATGGAGCGGTACGGCGAC includes the following:
- a CDS encoding methyltransferase domain-containing protein, with translation MTRTDGYLLDNRQAEARQRFDAFATLFDPTTFRHLEQLGVGPGWRCWEVGAGGTSVVSWLAKKVGPTGKVVATDIDTSILAAAARPPVQVRVHDVGTDEPPAEGFDLVHARLVLVHVPDRERALASMIKALRPGGRLLIEDADPALQPLICPDESGPQQQLANRLRNGFRELLADRGADLSYGRRLPRLLREAGLRRVEADAYFPVTSPACAALETATVRQIRDQLVTAGLATDQDIEEHLANVASGSMDLATAPMISAWGRKA
- a CDS encoding carbohydrate kinase family protein — protein: MGSRVRAEGGASRGGLLVVGDVITDVVARHRGPLSAGTDTAASILALPGGAGANVACWAAHSGCADVRLLGRLGADAAAWHERELIAAGVRPQLVVDPTATTGTVICLVDTAAAAERTFLTDSGASLRLDPADWSDALLDGVARLHLSGYLLFSKPSRAVAAAALGAARARGVPVSLDPASAGFLRELGVDRFLALVDGLDVLLPSLDEACLLTGLPDPVDAAAKLSRHVPLVVAKLGADGALVARSGAVIARVPAAPAAPRDTTGAGDAFTGAFLAALMAGASAEEAASSGCRAGALAVGRTGGRPPARRPASPPPLP